A window of the Oscillospiraceae bacterium NTUH-002-81 genome harbors these coding sequences:
- a CDS encoding DUF4318 domain-containing protein translates to MFKKAFWVPYEDSANYPTLAKTMEAISKYCEENGKSYTFINDDEVEINGKRYEIYRGYENGSRGNYGIKCKEK, encoded by the coding sequence ATGTTTAAAAAAGCTTTTTGGGTTCCTTATGAGGATAGTGCCAATTACCCAACTCTTGCAAAAACTATGGAAGCAATTTCAAAGTATTGTGAAGAAAATGGTAAGTCTTATACATTTATTAACGATGACGAAGTGGAGATAAATGGAAAAAGATATGAAATATATAGGGGCTACGAAAATGGTAGTAGGGGAAATTACGGCATAAAATGTAAAGAAAAATAA